The Podarcis raffonei isolate rPodRaf1 chromosome 2, rPodRaf1.pri, whole genome shotgun sequence genome window below encodes:
- the LOC128408676 gene encoding nuclear factor 7, brain-like, whose product MASNLAEDLLCPMCLSVLQEPHLLGCGHSFCLLCIKSCVPVGQGAGSCPECRRPFGPQELASNVAQKAHRLEPDGEPLPAAARDFCEEHEEPLELFCRQHGVPICVICRDLPRHRDHEFLPIKNAVKDTQWKLETILRELENFLKTAGEAESLQLEEMSEMENCTKDTLSHISREFEALHQILHEKEERCKNRVQKISKKNLKDMQDAVIHLKDEASSYTKMIARIKAALETTDHVAFLKGFKQLMYETAVGEDEGDSGEEEAGLEEECDSDECENNGTEDNSGLSGGIAMSAAVALEKFEASLDFDVWKKILQSIGPRD is encoded by the exons ATGGCGTCTAACCTGGCTGAGGACCTGCTGTGCCCGATGTGCCTCTCCGTCTTGCAGGAGCCCCACCTGCTGGGCTGCGGCCACAGCTTCTGCCTGTTGTGCATCAAAAGCTGCGTCCCCGTCGGGCAGGGCGCGGGGAGCTGCCCGGAGTGCCGCCGCCCCTTCGGGCCGCAGGAGCTGGCGTCCAACGTCGCCCAGAAAGCCCACCGTCTGGAGCCCGACGGCGAGCCGCTGCCTGCAGCCGCCCGCGACTTCTGCGAGGAGCACGAGGAGCCGCTGGAGCTCTTCTGTCGGCAGCATGGCGTCCCCATCTGCGTGATCTGCCGGGATCTGCCACGCCACCGGGACCACGAGTTCCTGCCGATCAAAAATGCTGTGAAGGACACGCAG TGGAAATTGGAGACAATTCTTAGAGAACTGGAGAATTTCCTAAAGACCGCTGGTGAGGCCGAATCTCTTCAGCTAGAAGAAATGTCAGAGATGGAG AATTGCACTAAAGACACCTTGAGCCACATTTCCAGAGAGTTTGAGGCTCTCCACCAGATCTTGCATGAGAAGGAAGAACGTTGTAAGAACAGAGTCCAGAAGATAAGCAAGAAGAACCTGAAGGATATGCAGGACGCCGTAATACATCTGAAAGACGAAGCATCTTCGTATACAAAGATGATTGCCAGGATTAAAGCAGCATTAGAAACCACAGACCATGTGGCCTTCCTGAAG GGCTTCAAGCAACTGATGTACGA AACTGCGGTGGGCGAGGACGAAGGAGACAGTGGCGAAGAAGAGGCTGGGCTCGAGGAAGAATGTGACAGCGATGAATGCGAGAACAATGGCACGGAAGATAATTCTGGTTTGTCCGGTGGCATTGCGATGTCAGCGGCTGTAGCCCTTGAGAAATTTGAGGCCTCGCTGGATTTTGATGTGTGGAAGAAAATTTTGCAATCTATTGGGCCCAGGGACTGA